The Leptospira johnsonii genome window below encodes:
- a CDS encoding pyridoxal phosphate-dependent aminotransferase, which yields MSQSTLDYVLAQRIQGLDSSAIRKAFELAGSLKDPINLSIGQPHFPCPPNIIEAGVKALRDGKTAYTLTAGIPELKEALSQKYKQENQIDYASPDRILVTSGISSAFLLLFNSLLNEGDECLVVTPHFLMYPAYIKIYGGKMHTVSEDFQPEDLNAFKDKKLKIIIFSTPSNPTGTVLTKKQLAALAELAEKTGAYLISDEIYEKFDYDKSFSSVGSFYERAITLSGFSKTYSMTGLRLASIVAPAPIIKTLTTLQQYTLVCAPSVTQWMGIEALKTEMQPYIDDYKEKRDFVYENLKDHYQLKKSGGAFYFFLKIKEKDDDFIVRAVKEKSLILVPGYIFTDSKEYIRISFASEWENLKRGVTALKELAS from the coding sequence ATGAGCCAGAGTACCCTTGATTATGTACTAGCGCAAAGAATCCAAGGTTTGGATTCCTCAGCCATCCGAAAAGCATTCGAATTAGCCGGGAGCTTAAAAGACCCGATCAATCTTTCCATTGGACAACCACACTTTCCTTGTCCTCCAAATATTATTGAGGCTGGGGTCAAAGCTCTAAGAGACGGAAAAACTGCTTATACTTTAACGGCAGGAATTCCGGAACTGAAAGAAGCTCTCTCCCAAAAATACAAACAGGAAAATCAGATCGATTACGCGAGTCCTGATCGGATCTTAGTTACCTCGGGGATCAGCTCCGCGTTCTTATTATTATTTAATTCTCTTCTGAACGAAGGAGATGAGTGTTTAGTCGTAACTCCTCACTTCTTGATGTATCCAGCTTATATCAAAATTTATGGCGGAAAGATGCATACCGTTTCCGAGGATTTCCAACCCGAAGATCTGAATGCGTTCAAGGATAAGAAATTGAAGATCATCATCTTCTCCACTCCTTCTAATCCGACCGGAACCGTTTTAACAAAAAAACAACTGGCTGCGCTTGCGGAACTCGCGGAAAAAACCGGGGCTTATCTGATCTCTGACGAGATCTACGAGAAGTTCGATTACGATAAGTCTTTCTCATCCGTAGGATCTTTTTATGAAAGAGCGATCACTCTTTCCGGGTTTTCCAAGACCTATAGTATGACAGGACTTAGGTTGGCATCCATAGTTGCTCCGGCTCCTATTATAAAAACATTAACTACTTTGCAACAATACACTCTGGTTTGTGCTCCATCTGTGACCCAATGGATGGGGATAGAAGCTCTCAAAACGGAAATGCAACCTTATATAGACGATTATAAGGAAAAAAGAGATTTCGTTTACGAAAATCTAAAGGACCATTACCAGCTAAAAAAAAGCGGGGGAGCTTTCTACTTCTTCTTAAAAATAAAAGAGAAGGACGATGATTTTATCGTAAGAGCGGTAAAAGAAAAAAGCCTAATCTTAGTGCCAGGTTATATATTCACGGATTCCAAAGAATATATCCGGATCAGTTTCGCTTCCGAATGGGAGAATCTGAAACGAGGCGTAACGGCACTAAAAGAACTGGCTTCTTAA
- a CDS encoding prepilin peptidase, with the protein MADLYSEFPSLLFVIWIGGVLVSFSMGSFYSTLAYRILRFYYGKERKIGSKLFRFKKILIEPSACESCGTRIKGKAIIPVFGYWLSKKECANCKAPINPLYSLCEAVFGLLFVVSFLLSGKLLGSFAFLALCGHLLVAASTDFKKFSLDYENLPFILLFGVLANYLLFDSVPGKAELIVYVSFSAVFFLVYFIFPAGMGFADAIFAPVFAFLCFHPWWIFFLNSSYGIAIIVTFLKRKKGESLRQVPIPMGIYFSIGLALTFLGRMLSNSGLLPNWADLIL; encoded by the coding sequence TTGGCGGATTTATATTCCGAATTCCCAAGTTTGCTCTTCGTCATTTGGATAGGAGGCGTTTTAGTCTCCTTTTCCATGGGAAGTTTTTATTCTACTCTGGCTTATAGGATCCTTAGATTCTATTACGGAAAAGAAAGAAAGATCGGCTCCAAACTATTCAGGTTCAAAAAGATCTTAATAGAACCTTCTGCCTGCGAATCTTGCGGCACAAGGATCAAAGGTAAGGCAATCATTCCGGTATTCGGATACTGGCTCTCCAAAAAAGAATGTGCCAACTGTAAGGCTCCAATCAATCCGTTGTACTCACTTTGTGAGGCTGTGTTCGGATTATTATTCGTAGTGTCCTTTCTTCTTTCCGGAAAATTACTCGGTAGTTTTGCATTCTTAGCTTTATGCGGACATCTATTAGTCGCAGCAAGTACGGACTTCAAAAAGTTTTCCTTGGATTACGAAAATTTGCCCTTCATACTTCTATTCGGAGTATTGGCTAATTATCTATTATTCGATTCCGTTCCGGGAAAGGCTGAATTGATAGTGTACGTTTCCTTCTCCGCTGTATTCTTCTTAGTATATTTTATATTCCCGGCAGGAATGGGATTTGCGGACGCAATATTTGCTCCTGTATTCGCATTCCTATGCTTTCATCCTTGGTGGATCTTCTTCCTAAATTCTTCGTATGGGATCGCGATCATAGTCACTTTCCTAAAAAGAAAAAAAGGAGAAAGTCTAAGACAAGTCCCGATCCCGATGGGGATATATTTCTCGATCGGACTGGCATTGACATTTCTTGGTAGAATGCTATCAAATTCAGGTTTACTTCCCAACTGGGCGGATCTCATTCTATAA